The following are from one region of the Pseudorasbora parva isolate DD20220531a chromosome 12, ASM2467924v1, whole genome shotgun sequence genome:
- the LOC137093376 gene encoding odorant receptor 131-2-like encodes MNISLGGNITQPKILRDSFSTAVAKNVIVVSLCISINYVNGTLVHTFIKHEIFSGNPRYILFIHMVFNDMIQLMVTVILHVLSYAVFTINVSFCCVLLLSAIFTTLNTPLILAAMAIERYIAICNPLRHAQICTALPDLFVLLATQPQTFFYSNIFCLRDYVFNNPYMIEKRNVVYIIYLAFVGLTIVYTYIRIMFVAKATSLDAHKARSTIILHGIQLLMCLLTFVGPVLDRLLIETFPLLILEVRFLSYLVIQIMPRFVSPIVYGVRDQTFCKYLKRYLLCTMFKMRSTIKTLQP; translated from the exons ATGAACATTTCACTGGGGGGTAACATCACCCAACCCAAGATTTTGCGGGACAGCTTTAGCACAGCTGTGGCTAAGAATGTTATAGTGGTCAGTCTGTGCATCTCTATCAACTATGTCAATGGCACGTTGGTCCACACCTTCATCAAGCATGAGATCTTCAGCGGAAACCCTCGGTACATTCTCTTCATTCACATGGTGTTCAACGACATGATTCAGCTGATGGTGACAGTCATTCTTCATGTGTTAAGCTACGCTGTGTTTACTATCaatgtctctttctgctgtgttcTGCTGCTGAGCGCTATATTCACGACGCTCAACACACCGCTGATCCTTGCCGCCATGGCTATAGAGCGCTACATCGCTATCTGTAACCCTTTGCGTCACGCTCAGATCTGTACT GCTCTGCCAGACCTGTTCGTCCTGTTGGCTACACAACCGCAAACCTTCTTCTACAGCAATATCTTCTGCCTCAGAGATTATGTGTTCAATAATCCATACATGATTGAAAAGAGAAATGTTGTGTATATCATTTACCTGGCATTTGTGGGGCTAACTATAGTGTATACTTACATTAGGATCATGTTTGTTGCAAAGGCCACAAGCTTGGATGCTCACAAAGCTCGGAGTACTATCATCCTTCATGGCATCCAGCTTCTGATGTGCTTGCTAACATTTGTCGGGCCCGTCCTGGATAGGCTGCTGATTGAAACGTTTCCACTGCTTATTCTGGAGGTTCGATTTTTAAGTTATTTAGTAATCCAAATAATGCCCAGGTTTGTCAGTCCTATTGTGTATGGTGTGAGAGATCAAACATTTTGTAAGTACCTGAAAAGATACTTACTGTGTACAATGTTCAAGATGAGGAGCACAATAAAAACCCTTCAACCCTAA
- the LOC137093377 gene encoding odorant receptor 131-2-like, which produces MNISLGGNITQPKILRDSFSTAVAKNVIVVSLCISINYVNGTLVHTFIKHEIFSGNPRYILFIHMVFNDMIQLMVTVILHVLSYAVFTINVSFCCVLLLSAIFTTLNTPLILAAMAIERYIAICNPLRHAQICTALPDLFVLLATQPQTFFYSNIFCFRDYVFNNPYMIEKRIFVYIIYLAFVGLTIVYTYIRIMFVAKATSLDAHKARSTIILHGIQLLMCLLTFVGPVLDRLLMETFPLLILEVRFLSYLVIQIMPRFVSPIVYGVRDQTFCKYLKRYLLYSGVSAAILIEESAVAMAILAEGSGVSAPIFTEGSGVAMAILAGGSGAAAAILSNDTGSAAISAEDTSSQKYLGVASSSTSPIL; this is translated from the exons ATGAACATTTCACTGGGGGGTAACATCACCCAACCCAAGATTTTGCGGGACAGCTTTAGCACAGCTGTGGCTAAGAATGTTATAGTGGTCAGTCTGTGCATCTCTATCAACTATGTCAATGGCACGTTGGTCCACACCTTCATCAAGCATGAGATCTTCAGCGGAAACCCTCGGTACATTCTCTTCATTCACATGGTGTTCAACGACATGATTCAGCTGATGGTGACAGTCATTCTTCATGTGTTAAGCTACGCTGTGTTTACTATCaatgtctctttctgctgtgttcTGCTGCTGAGCGCTATATTCACGACGCTCAACACACCGCTGATCCTTGCCGCCATGGCTATAGAGCGCTACATCGCTATCTGTAACCCTTTGCGTCACGCTCAGATCTGTACT GCTCTGCCAGACCTGTTCGTCCTGTTGGCTACACAACCGCAAACCTTCTTCTACAGCAATATCTTCTGCTTTAGAGATTATGTGTTCAATAACCCATATATGATAGAAAAGAGAATTTTTGTGTATATCATTTACCTGGCATTTGTGGGGCTAACTATAGTGTATACTTACATTAGGATCATGTTTGTTGCAAAGGCCACAAGCTTGGATGCTCACAAAGCTCGGAGTACTATCATCCTTCATGGCATCCAGCTTCTGATGTGCTTGCTAACATTTGTCGGGCCCGTCCTGGACAGGCTGCTGATGGAAACGTTTCCACTGCTTATTCTGGAGGTTCGATTTTTAAGTTATTTAGTAATCCAAATAATGCCCAGGTTTGTCAGTCCTATTGTGTATGGTGTGAGAGATCAAACATTTTGTAAATACCTGAAAAGATACTTACTGT ACTCTGGAGTGTCGGCGGCCATCTTGATAGAGGAATCTGCCGTTGCGATGGCCATCTTGGCAGAGGGCTCTGGCGTGTCGGCGCCCATCTTCACAGAGGGCTCTGGCGTTGCGATGGCCATCTTGGCAGGGGGCTCCGGTGCGGCAGCGGCCATCTTGTCCAATGACACAGGCTCGGCAGCCATCTCTGCAGAAGACACAAGCTCGCAAAAATATTTGGGGGTTGCATCCTCATCTACTTCCCCAATTTTGTAG